GCCTTTGTCATGGCGATCACAGTGTCAGTTACCCTGTCCTTTGCCTCGGGCCTCGGGTTTCGGCCCGGCAGTCTGGGGTGTCTGATCCTTGGAATCGGTGGTGGTTTGGCCCTGGTGTATCTGCGCGATGCGCGGATGGTGATCGGTGGGTTTGTGCTGCTGTGCGTGGCCCTCATGGTGACGCCGTTGTCGCCCATCCTGTTTGGCGAGACCGTGCCGGTCCTGTGGCAGGTGGTTGCTGCCGTGTCGTTCGGTGTCTTCACCATCTGGCCGCTGAACGTGATGCTGGTCGAGGCACATCCAGGCCCGCTGACCCGCCACGCGTTCGAGGACGCGGTGATCCGGTTTCTGACCGGGTTCGGCTACATCGTGTTCACCGCTGTCGTGCTGATCCCGTTCTATGTCATGGTCATGACCAGCCTGAAGTCACAGCAGGCTCTCCTCAGGAACCCGCTGGACTTCTCGATCGAGCTTGAGCGCGGCTGGGACCTGTTCCGCAGCTATGCGGAGCTGTTTGGGCAATTCAATTTCGGCAGCTACCTGTGGACCAGCTTTTATGTCTCGGTCCTGACGGTCCTTATCACCCTGCTGTTTTCCGTGCCCGGTGCCTACGCCGTGGCGCGTCTGCGCTTCCAGGGGCGGGCGGCGTTTTCGCGCTCCATCCTGCTGATTTACATGGTGCCGATGATCGTGCTGGCCCTGCCCATCTACATCGTCTTTTCCATGACGGGTCTGCGCAACACCATTCCGGGGCTGTTGATGATCTATCCGGTCACCACCATTCCCGTCGCCCTTTACATGCTGCAGGGCTATTTCCGCGGCCTGCCGGTCGAGGTCGAGGAGGCGGGGCTGATGGACGGGCTGTCGCGCCTGCAGGTGATCTGGAAGATCACCTTGCCCCTGTCGCTGCCTGCGATGGTGTCGGTGTCGCTGTATGTCTTCATGATTGCCTGGAACGAATTCCTGCTGGCCTTCATGCTGCTGGACGATCCGTCGAAGTTCACCCTCACGCGGGGGGTGGCGATGCTGAACTCTTCTGAAATTCCACGCCAGCACCTGATGGCAGGCGCCGTGATCGCGACATTGCCGATCATGGCCCTGTTTTTGGGGCTGGAACGGTTCATGACAAAAGGGCTGACCGCCGGGTCGGTAAAAGGATGATGCGAGACATGACATCGGCCGAGATGCGCGACGAAGAGGCGCGCGCGATCCTGAAACGCAACGACAAGGGCGGCTATACCATCCCCACCTCGGGCCTCTACCCCTATCAATGGAACTGGGACAGCGCTTTTGCCGCGGTGGGTTTTGCCGAATTCGATGTGGACCGCGCCTGGGCCGAGATCGAGACGCTGTTTTCCGGCCAGTGGGACAATGGCATGGTGCCCCATATCCTGTTCCACGTGCCCGATGACGGGTATTTCCCGAACCATGATGTGTGGCAGGGCACGGGGCCAATCCCGTCCTCGGGCATCAGCCAGCCGCCCGTGGCCGCGACCATGGCGCGGATGGTGCTGGACAAGGATGCGCAGGCGGGGCGCGCGCGCATGGCGACGCTGTTTCCCAAGATGGTCGCATGGCACCGCTGGTTCATGGACTGGCGGCTGGATCGCGGCGCGGTTTGCATCACCCACCCGTGGGAGGCAGGCCGCGACAATGCCCCCGACTGGGACGCGGCCATGGCAGCGATCACCCCCAACGGTGTGGGCGACTACACCCGCCGTGACACGACCCATGTGGACAGTTCCATGCGGCCCACGAAATACGACTACGACCGCTATATCTGGCTGGTGCAGCGCGGGGCGCGGCTGGGCTGGGACGAGGCGGCGATGCTGCAGGACACGCCCTTCCGCGTGGCGGACCCGACGATGACCTTTATCCTTCTGCGCGCCACCCGCGACCTGATCGCCATGGGCGAAAGCTTGGGCGAAGACGTGACCGAATTGCAGGGCTGGGTGACGACGCTGGAGGCGGGCGCGCAGACGCTGTGGAACCCGGCACTCGGATGCTTTGATGGCCGCGATGCGGTGGGGGGCAGTTGGGCCGGGTCAATCTCGAACGCGTCGTTCCTGTGCTGGTACGCGGGCATCGACCACCCCGACATGCGCACCCGTCTGAGCGAGGTCATGGCCTTGTCCAAATACGGCGTACCGTCGCTGACGCCAGACGACGCCCGCTTTGACGGCAAGCGGTACTGGCGCGGGCCGGTCTGGGCGATCATGAACATGATGATCGCCGAAGGGTTGATGGAGTTTGACCTGCCGCAAGGGGCCGCCTTGCGGAGCAACACCGCCGATCTGATCGCCGAGCATGGCTTTGCCGAATATTTCGACCCGCGCGATGGCGCACCCGCCGGTGGCAGCACCTTTACCTGGACCGCCGCCGTGTGGCTGGCCTGGGCCTCCCCCTCTCGTCAAGGAGCATGAAGATGGGCGCGATCACACTGAATGCTGTCGAAAAGTGGTATGGCGAGGTGCAGGTCATCAAGGGCGTCGACCTTGAGATCAAGAATGGCGAGTTTGTCGTCTTTGTCGGCCCGTCCGGCTGTGGCAAG
The DNA window shown above is from uncultured Tateyamaria sp. and carries:
- a CDS encoding carbohydrate ABC transporter permease, whose protein sequence is MSMIRQGSVTGAVIGLFWAFVMAITVSVTLSFASGLGFRPGSLGCLILGIGGGLALVYLRDARMVIGGFVLLCVALMVTPLSPILFGETVPVLWQVVAAVSFGVFTIWPLNVMLVEAHPGPLTRHAFEDAVIRFLTGFGYIVFTAVVLIPFYVMVMTSLKSQQALLRNPLDFSIELERGWDLFRSYAELFGQFNFGSYLWTSFYVSVLTVLITLLFSVPGAYAVARLRFQGRAAFSRSILLIYMVPMIVLALPIYIVFSMTGLRNTIPGLLMIYPVTTIPVALYMLQGYFRGLPVEVEEAGLMDGLSRLQVIWKITLPLSLPAMVSVSLYVFMIAWNEFLLAFMLLDDPSKFTLTRGVAMLNSSEIPRQHLMAGAVIATLPIMALFLGLERFMTKGLTAGSVKG